A part of Entelurus aequoreus isolate RoL-2023_Sb linkage group LG10, RoL_Eaeq_v1.1, whole genome shotgun sequence genomic DNA contains:
- the LOC133658701 gene encoding zinc finger protein 26-like isoform X2, which produces MSTLHMLRALVDQRLTAAVEEIFVVLERTIAVYEAELSRTKEENYQLLDAVFKKYQVVLHRTDVQRVSAGSHEEEWHTSVGQKELQAPSHIKEEQLHDEDEAQSLQLHHSQSEENRGAELVSQHITEADGEHCEDIKSEPDSIFAPLSDMDHMMSHSSDHSDHIQKPLESKNDSKGDTRHHTNNKHFDCSECGKYFKKKSNFTEHMRKHTGEKPFSCSVCKKSFSRKFDKTTHMRTHTGEKPFSCSGCAKRFNTKKDMTRHMRTHTGEKPFTCSVCKKSFSTKEHMTRHMRTHTGEKPLLALFVRGVSPQSKS; this is translated from the exons atgtctacattacacatgttgagagcgttggtggatcagcgactaactgctgccgttgaagaaatatttgtagttttagaaagaacgatagcagtatacgaggcggaactttctagaacaaaagaggagaactatcaactactggacgctgttttcaagaaatatcaagttgtgttacacagaacag acgtccagcgggtgtcagcggggagtcatgaagaggagtggcacaccagtgtgggacagaaggagctacaggccccctcccacattaaagaggagcagcttcatgatgaagatgaagctcagtccttacagcttcatcacagtcaaagtgaggagaacagaggggcggagcttgtaagtcaacacatcacagaagctgatggagagcattgtgaagatataaagtcagaaccagacagcatctttgctccactgtcagacatggaccacatgatgtcacactcttctgatcacagtgaccacatccaaaaacctttggagaGTAAAAATGACTCGAAAGGTGATAcgagacatcacactaacaacaaacactttgactgctctGAATGTGggaaatattttaaaaagaagAGTAATTTTACAGAACACATGAGAAaacatactggagagaaaccttttagttgctctgtttgtaagaagagtttctccagaaagtTTGAcaagaccacacacatgagaacacacactggagagaaaccttttagttGCTCAggttgtgctaaaagattcaacactaagaaagacatgaccagacacatgagaacacacacaggtgagaaaccttttacttgctctgtttgtaagaagagtttctccacaaaGGAACACATgaccagacacatgagaacacacactggagagaaacctttacttgctctgtttgtaagaggagtttctccacaaagcaagtcatga
- the LOC133658701 gene encoding zinc finger protein 510-like isoform X1: MSTLHMLRALVDQRLTAAVEEIFVVLERTIAVYEAELSRTKEENYQLLDAVFKKYQVVLHRTDVQQPPHIKYDEEDPQPPHMKEEEKEVWISQEGKCVVGQEEDDVSKFPLTVVSVKTEEHEDKAPESSQLHHSPNVQRVSAGSHEEEWHTSVGQKELQAPSHIKEEQLHDEDEAQSLQLHHSQSEENRGAELVSQHITEADGEHCEDIKSEPDSIFAPLSDMDHMMSHSSDHSDHIQKPLESKNDSKGDTRHHTNNKHFDCSECGKYFKKKSNFTEHMRKHTGEKPFSCSVCKKSFSRKFDKTTHMRTHTGEKPFSCSGCAKRFNTKKDMTRHMRTHTGEKPFTCSVCKKSFSTKEHMTRHMRTHTGEKPLLALFVRGVSPQSKS; the protein is encoded by the exons atgtctacattacacatgttgagagcgttggtggatcagcgactaactgctgccgttgaagaaatatttgtagttttagaaagaacgatagcagtatacgaggcggaactttctagaacaaaagaggagaactatcaactactggacgctgttttcaagaaatatcaagttgtgttacacagaacag acgtccagcagccccctCACATTAAATATGatgaggaggatccacagcccccccacatgaaagaggaagagaaggaagtgtggatcagtcaggagggaaagtgtgttgtagggcaggaggaggatgatgtcagcaagtttccactgactgttgtctctgtgaagactgaagagcatgaagacaaagcacctgagtcctcacagcttcatcacagtccaa acgtccagcgggtgtcagcggggagtcatgaagaggagtggcacaccagtgtgggacagaaggagctacaggccccctcccacattaaagaggagcagcttcatgatgaagatgaagctcagtccttacagcttcatcacagtcaaagtgaggagaacagaggggcggagcttgtaagtcaacacatcacagaagctgatggagagcattgtgaagatataaagtcagaaccagacagcatctttgctccactgtcagacatggaccacatgatgtcacactcttctgatcacagtgaccacatccaaaaacctttggagaGTAAAAATGACTCGAAAGGTGATAcgagacatcacactaacaacaaacactttgactgctctGAATGTGggaaatattttaaaaagaagAGTAATTTTACAGAACACATGAGAAaacatactggagagaaaccttttagttgctctgtttgtaagaagagtttctccagaaagtTTGAcaagaccacacacatgagaacacacactggagagaaaccttttagttGCTCAggttgtgctaaaagattcaacactaagaaagacatgaccagacacatgagaacacacacaggtgagaaaccttttacttgctctgtttgtaagaagagtttctccacaaaGGAACACATgaccagacacatgagaacacacactggagagaaacctttacttgctctgtttgtaagaggagtttctccacaaagcaagtcatga